In one window of Tellurirhabdus rosea DNA:
- a CDS encoding LytR/AlgR family response regulator transcription factor: protein MESPVLSSSSLQPSFPDAYQRGTQRIALPYLNRSVLISVDDIVSLQGEGNYTYIFTRDKKKYLVSKTLKAFESMLDESVFLRVHKSSIVNMGYVQFDNYLPDRCVKLSDGQEVSISRRRAKEISLRLHRYRITLYN from the coding sequence ATGGAATCTCCTGTACTTTCTTCCTCTTCGCTCCAGCCCAGCTTTCCTGACGCTTATCAGCGCGGCACTCAACGGATTGCCCTGCCCTACCTGAACCGCTCCGTCCTGATTTCAGTTGACGATATTGTCAGTCTTCAGGGCGAGGGGAACTATACGTATATCTTTACCCGTGACAAAAAGAAATACCTGGTTTCGAAGACGCTGAAGGCTTTTGAATCCATGCTGGACGAAAGCGTGTTCCTGCGTGTGCACAAGTCGTCCATTGTCAACATGGGCTATGTGCAGTTCGACAACTACCTGCCCGACCGCTGCGTGAAGCTCTCGGATGGCCAGGAAGTGAGTATTTCCCGCCGCCGTGCAAAAGAAATTAGCCTGCGTCTGCACCGCTACCGGATTACGCTTTATAACTAA
- the radA gene encoding DNA repair protein RadA: protein MAKTKTSYFCQNCGHQAAKWLGRCPVCGEWNTFVEELVTKEEPDRGNWRPTATTKTAAKPKAIHAITYEEQPRVETNDGELNRVLGGGIVPGSLVLIGGEPGIGKSTLLLQIALSLNNLRVLYVSGEESEQQIKMRAERLPVPTSDCYIMSETSTQHIFRTVEHFEPQVLIIDSIQTMQSSMVESGAGSVSQVRECTAELMKYAKESGVPVFMVGHITKEGSLAGPKVLEHMVDTVLTFEGDRHTTYRILRTTKNRFGSTSELGIYEMLGTGLRQVTNPSEILISQREEALSGIAIGSMLEGNRPLMIEIQALVSIANYGTPQRSSTGFDNKRLQMLLAVLEKRGGFRLGQQDVFLNIAGGLKVEDPAIDLAVCASIVSSYEDIAIPSSVAFAAEVGLGGEVRAVNRIDSRISEAEKLGFKEIYISKYNLKGLDQRAFGIKIRPVSRLDEVFQGVLM, encoded by the coding sequence ATGGCAAAAACAAAAACTTCTTACTTCTGTCAGAACTGCGGTCATCAGGCCGCCAAATGGCTCGGGCGCTGCCCGGTTTGCGGCGAGTGGAACACCTTTGTCGAGGAACTGGTCACCAAAGAAGAGCCGGACCGGGGCAACTGGCGGCCCACCGCCACCACCAAAACGGCGGCCAAGCCCAAAGCCATCCACGCCATCACCTACGAAGAACAGCCTCGCGTCGAGACCAATGACGGCGAACTGAACCGGGTGCTGGGCGGCGGCATCGTGCCGGGCTCGCTGGTCCTGATCGGCGGCGAACCGGGCATCGGCAAATCCACGCTTCTGCTCCAGATTGCCCTGAGCCTGAACAACCTGCGCGTCCTCTACGTCTCCGGCGAGGAAAGTGAACAGCAGATCAAGATGCGGGCCGAACGGCTGCCGGTCCCGACCAGCGACTGCTACATCATGTCCGAAACGTCCACCCAGCATATTTTCCGGACCGTCGAACATTTCGAACCCCAAGTGCTCATCATCGACTCCATCCAGACCATGCAGTCGTCGATGGTGGAGTCCGGGGCGGGCAGCGTTTCGCAGGTTCGGGAGTGTACGGCCGAACTGATGAAATACGCCAAGGAAAGCGGCGTACCCGTTTTCATGGTCGGACACATCACCAAAGAAGGCTCGCTGGCCGGGCCGAAAGTACTGGAACACATGGTCGATACGGTGCTGACCTTCGAAGGCGACCGGCACACGACCTACCGGATTCTGCGCACGACCAAAAACCGCTTCGGCAGTACTTCCGAACTGGGCATCTACGAAATGCTCGGCACCGGCCTCCGGCAGGTCACCAATCCGTCCGAGATTCTTATTTCGCAGCGGGAGGAGGCCCTGAGCGGCATCGCCATCGGCTCGATGCTGGAAGGCAACCGGCCGCTGATGATCGAAATTCAGGCGCTGGTAAGCATCGCGAATTACGGAACGCCCCAGCGCAGCAGCACCGGCTTCGACAACAAGCGCCTGCAGATGCTGCTGGCGGTGCTCGAAAAACGCGGCGGCTTCCGGCTCGGCCAGCAGGACGTGTTTCTCAACATTGCCGGGGGCCTGAAGGTGGAAGACCCGGCCATCGACCTGGCCGTCTGCGCCTCCATCGTTTCGAGTTACGAGGACATTGCCATTCCGTCGTCGGTAGCGTTTGCAGCGGAGGTCGGGCTGGGCGGCGAGGTCCGGGCGGTCAACCGGATCGATTCGCGCATTTCGGAAGCGGAAAAACTGGGTTTCAAAGAAATCTATATTTCCAAATACAACCTCAAAGGGCTTGACCAGCGGGCTTTCGGCATCAAAATCCGGCCGGTTTCGCGCCTGGACGAGGTTTTTCAGGGCGTGCTGATGTAA
- a CDS encoding SDR family NAD(P)-dependent oxidoreductase, giving the protein METQTGKTALVTGATSGIGHELAKLFAQDGYNLVLVARQDDKLREVADQFRQQYGTQQIHTVARDLTDPKAPEEVYDETKRQGLHVDVLVNNVGAGEYGMFANETDLQRELSIIQLNVTSLVHLTKLYLKDMIQKGEGKILNLASVVSIMPNPMMAVYGGTKSFVYSFSEALRNELKDTNITVTALLPGATDTNFFNAAGAEGTRAHKMAQATGDPAAVAKDGYDALMSGKDKIISGFMNKAQVAMGHFMPDQMNASSMRKLMQREGEEERTERSSDWMFPALLAGTVATMALIWAFGRDMSTYDKLKYRYKANRVKNDLLSALSLN; this is encoded by the coding sequence ATGGAAACACAAACGGGAAAAACGGCGCTGGTAACCGGCGCAACCAGCGGCATTGGGCATGAACTTGCCAAGCTTTTTGCACAGGATGGCTACAATCTGGTCCTGGTGGCACGCCAGGACGATAAGCTCCGCGAAGTAGCCGATCAGTTCAGGCAGCAATACGGGACGCAGCAGATTCACACGGTCGCCCGCGACCTGACCGACCCCAAAGCGCCCGAGGAAGTTTACGACGAAACCAAGCGGCAGGGCCTGCATGTAGACGTGCTGGTCAACAACGTGGGGGCGGGCGAATACGGCATGTTTGCCAACGAAACTGACCTCCAGCGCGAACTGAGCATCATCCAGCTCAACGTCACCTCTCTGGTTCACCTCACCAAGCTGTATCTGAAAGACATGATCCAGAAAGGGGAGGGAAAAATCCTGAATCTGGCCTCGGTGGTATCCATCATGCCTAACCCGATGATGGCGGTTTACGGAGGGACCAAGTCCTTTGTTTATTCGTTCTCGGAAGCGCTGCGCAACGAGCTCAAAGACACCAATATTACCGTAACGGCCCTGTTGCCGGGCGCTACGGACACCAACTTCTTCAACGCCGCCGGGGCAGAAGGCACCCGCGCCCACAAAATGGCCCAGGCCACCGGCGACCCTGCCGCCGTGGCGAAGGATGGCTACGATGCCCTCATGAGCGGCAAAGACAAAATCATTTCCGGTTTCATGAACAAAGCGCAGGTGGCGATGGGGCATTTCATGCCGGACCAGATGAACGCCTCCAGCATGCGTAAACTCATGCAACGCGAAGGCGAGGAGGAACGCACCGAACGCAGCAGCGACTGGATGTTCCCCGCCCTGCTCGCGGGCACCGTCGCCACGATGGCGCTGATCTGGGCTTTCGGTCGGGACATGAGCACCTACGACAAGCTGAAGTACCGGTATAAGGCCAACCGCGTTAAAAACGACCTGCTTAGCGCGCTGTCCCTGAATTAA
- a CDS encoding porin family protein has translation MKKILWLLWLLPALSMAQPIKFGVKFGANFSQLQTDGLRATRLDNGSPVMTGGQAVVDFFKESESRRTGFVGGVYARLGKKLYIQPEVLVSAKGGSFDIVRTGMTSTTQRVDIKTTTIDIPLMVGYKLGPLRLNAGPLASLPISESKSFKDAVNQYTTQPVDQTYKQAIFGYQAGAGLSLLGLQLDVRYEGGLSDLSRVGIKTPQNDSRFTTRGNLWQITAGFGF, from the coding sequence ATGAAAAAAATCCTATGGCTGCTGTGGCTGCTGCCCGCTCTGTCGATGGCGCAGCCGATCAAGTTTGGCGTAAAGTTCGGCGCCAATTTCTCCCAGTTACAGACGGACGGCCTTCGCGCCACCCGCCTCGACAACGGTTCCCCGGTGATGACGGGCGGCCAGGCAGTTGTCGATTTTTTCAAGGAAAGTGAAAGCCGCCGCACGGGCTTTGTCGGCGGGGTATATGCCCGTCTTGGCAAAAAACTGTACATCCAGCCGGAAGTCCTGGTATCGGCCAAAGGTGGTTCGTTCGATATAGTGAGAACGGGCATGACATCTACGACCCAGCGTGTCGACATCAAAACCACAACCATTGATATTCCGCTGATGGTTGGTTACAAACTTGGCCCCCTGCGCCTGAACGCCGGTCCGCTGGCTTCCCTGCCGATTTCGGAAAGTAAGTCGTTCAAGGATGCCGTTAACCAGTATACGACGCAGCCGGTGGACCAAACTTACAAACAAGCCATCTTCGGCTACCAGGCCGGGGCGGGGCTCAGCCTGCTCGGGTTGCAGCTTGACGTGCGCTACGAGGGTGGATTGTCAGACTTGTCCCGCGTGGGTATCAAGACGCCGCAAAACGATAGCCGCTTTACCACCCGGGGCAATTTGTGGCAGATCACGGCTGGATTCGGCTTTTAA
- a CDS encoding lipid A deacylase LpxR family protein, which translates to MKKLLLLAASLWLTLPGWAQDSTRHAYAYFSLENDGFQIRAKDVTDRYFTNGVRVGMQSTAGRRNPFRRLLLHLPASLESRPDHLYGFEIGQEIYTPRSTSQRTPKLYPYDRPYAGYLFTSWSLVATDRVRATRLTSALTLGMIGPVSGASEVQNGMHRHLKQKSAEGWVNQLRNDPVISYSARWEARPFAPIHPAFDLTASVETTVGTLTNSLGLGGMLRIGRFNDYFQSASGMYDDDASVPVRKIQVYAFVRPVFQSVLDNSLLGGGWLNGSRNYYALPSVELEHFYWTTEYGWVAVLKNFRLALTQCYRGKEFRTGAEHYWGKISLTARVR; encoded by the coding sequence ATGAAGAAGTTGCTGCTGCTTGCGGCCAGCCTCTGGCTTACGTTGCCGGGATGGGCGCAGGATTCTACCCGTCATGCCTACGCCTATTTTTCGCTGGAAAACGATGGTTTCCAGATTCGGGCCAAGGACGTGACCGACCGCTATTTCACCAACGGAGTGCGGGTCGGCATGCAAAGTACCGCCGGCCGGCGCAATCCCTTTCGCCGCCTGCTGCTTCACCTGCCGGCTTCGCTGGAAAGTCGCCCGGACCATTTGTATGGTTTTGAAATCGGTCAGGAAATCTACACGCCCCGATCCACTTCGCAGCGGACCCCCAAGCTGTACCCGTACGACCGGCCTTATGCCGGTTATCTGTTCACCTCATGGAGTCTGGTAGCGACCGACCGCGTGCGGGCCACCCGACTGACCTCCGCGCTCACGCTCGGCATGATTGGACCCGTCAGCGGCGCGAGCGAAGTGCAGAACGGGATGCATCGGCATCTGAAACAGAAAAGCGCAGAAGGCTGGGTGAACCAGCTCCGCAACGACCCCGTCATCAGCTACTCAGCCCGGTGGGAAGCCCGGCCTTTTGCGCCCATTCACCCGGCCTTCGACCTGACGGCCAGCGTGGAAACAACCGTGGGAACGCTGACAAACTCGCTCGGCCTGGGAGGAATGCTGCGAATTGGCCGCTTCAACGACTATTTTCAGAGTGCTTCCGGGATGTACGACGATGACGCTTCGGTGCCGGTGCGGAAAATTCAGGTTTACGCTTTTGTCCGTCCGGTGTTTCAAAGCGTGCTGGACAATTCACTGCTGGGCGGCGGCTGGCTGAACGGGTCGCGAAATTATTACGCGCTGCCTTCGGTAGAACTGGAACACTTTTACTGGACGACCGAGTACGGCTGGGTAGCGGTCCTGAAGAATTTCCGGCTGGCCCTGACCCAATGCTACCGCGGCAAAGAATTCAGGACCGGGGCCGAACACTACTGGGGGAAAATCAGCCTGACGGCCCGCGTGCGATAA
- a CDS encoding LytR/AlgR family response regulator transcription factor: METILRENLFDQVSTNFPKSVEKKSTPASLQKLLIPFYDRKRTVSIDEIVRLEGSGNYTNFFLKDGTKMLVSRTLKEYEELLDGQSFVRVHKSCIVNLGYVRRFYIKKEGELELTDGQQVKISRRRAQMFIDRIRNFLPTSSR; encoded by the coding sequence ATGGAAACAATCCTGCGTGAGAACCTTTTCGACCAAGTGTCCACAAATTTCCCCAAAAGTGTGGAAAAAAAGTCCACTCCTGCCTCACTTCAGAAACTCCTGATTCCATTCTATGACCGAAAACGCACTGTTTCTATCGACGAAATTGTACGCCTGGAAGGTTCGGGCAATTACACCAACTTCTTTTTGAAAGATGGCACCAAAATGCTGGTCTCACGCACTCTGAAAGAGTATGAAGAACTGCTTGACGGACAGTCGTTTGTCCGCGTTCATAAATCATGCATCGTCAACCTCGGCTATGTCCGTCGGTTTTACATCAAAAAAGAAGGCGAACTCGAACTGACTGATGGTCAGCAGGTTAAAATTTCCCGCCGCCGCGCCCAGATGTTCATCGACCGGATTCGTAATTTCCTGCCTACCTCTTCGCGCTAA
- the pheS gene encoding phenylalanine--tRNA ligase subunit alpha, whose product MLDRVKEIYQEIEQFEVQTKDQLELFRLRFVAKKGAVAELFEKLKTVPQEDRRAVGQELNSLKDFAQQRFTDYKALVEENSGGHAGPVPDLTLPVVPNQTGALHPLSIVRQQIITIFGRIGFSVSDGPEIETDWYNFGALNFPDNHPARDMQDTFFVQTNPDVLLRTHTSNVQVRLMERQKPPLRAIMPGRVYRNEAISARAHCLFHQVEGLYVDRNVGFRDLKDTLYHFVKEMFGKDTKIRFRPSFFPFTEPSAEIDISCLICKGAGCNVCKQTGWVEIAGSGMVDPNVLSNCGIDPKEFTGFAFGMGIERIAMLKYEIRDLRLFTENDVRFLRQFEGA is encoded by the coding sequence ATGCTGGACAGAGTAAAAGAAATATATCAGGAGATTGAACAATTTGAAGTTCAGACCAAAGACCAACTGGAGCTGTTCCGGCTGCGGTTCGTGGCTAAAAAGGGAGCCGTGGCGGAGTTGTTTGAAAAACTCAAGACCGTTCCCCAGGAAGACCGCCGGGCCGTTGGTCAGGAACTGAACAGCCTGAAGGATTTCGCGCAGCAGCGTTTTACCGATTACAAAGCGCTGGTGGAAGAGAATTCCGGGGGACATGCCGGTCCGGTTCCCGATCTGACGCTGCCGGTGGTGCCCAACCAGACCGGCGCGCTGCATCCGCTTTCCATCGTCCGCCAGCAGATCATTACCATTTTCGGCCGCATCGGTTTCAGCGTCTCCGACGGACCGGAAATCGAAACGGACTGGTACAATTTCGGCGCGCTCAACTTCCCGGACAATCACCCCGCCCGGGATATGCAGGACACGTTCTTTGTCCAGACCAATCCGGACGTACTGCTGCGGACGCATACTTCCAACGTTCAGGTCCGCCTGATGGAGCGTCAGAAACCGCCGTTGCGGGCGATCATGCCGGGCCGGGTTTACCGCAACGAGGCGATTTCGGCCCGGGCGCACTGCCTTTTCCACCAGGTCGAAGGGCTGTATGTGGACCGGAACGTAGGTTTCCGGGACCTTAAGGATACGCTCTACCACTTCGTGAAGGAGATGTTCGGGAAAGACACCAAAATCCGCTTCCGGCCCTCGTTCTTTCCGTTTACGGAGCCGAGCGCCGAAATCGATATTTCCTGCCTGATCTGCAAAGGGGCCGGCTGTAATGTCTGCAAACAAACGGGCTGGGTCGAGATTGCCGGTTCAGGCATGGTGGACCCCAACGTACTGAGCAACTGCGGCATCGACCCCAAGGAGTTTACGGGTTTTGCCTTTGGAATGGGCATCGAACGGATTGCGATGCTGAAATACGAGATTCGTGACCTGCGGCTCTTTACGGAAAATGACGTCCGTTTCCTGCGTCAGTTCGAAGGAGCCTGA
- a CDS encoding DUF5686 and carboxypeptidase-like regulatory domain-containing protein, which produces MRRALWVWMVWMVSCGWAQAQAVTGSVRDAQTRQPLAFVSIALKDTRQGTVTDLDGRFRLAARPGQILLVSYVGYNRQEITIPPGDRPLLIDLQEAAGQLTEVVVRPGENPAWPIIRQVLRNRSRNDPEQYEAYRYLAYNKSLFTVDQLPMDTTSKQYRNLKPAEKAEFNQFRRLFTEQMHFWVKESLTEVRFQKPDQRKEIIRASKSSLPKDFSAGFSPTDFQPFGFYKDVFALNFVNRTYVNPISEGTFRRYDFVLEDTLFHERDSTYVLSFEPLPGKNFEGLRGLLYVNTDGYALENIIVSPADTAQKVRFRVQQRYRRTDGRWFPDWLETDIGLPLGTGGTTGELFVRNRSQLSEVILNQPLKSGQFDYLQREQTAEARTVPDSVWARYRTDTLTRRERDSYVLWDTLALLKPMRRFIEGYNGFLYVLSTGLANAGKLDVVLRDLIRFNRYEGTRFGLGLQTSSRWSQRFRLYGYAAYGTRDRALKYGGEAELKLWPRRDGRLVAGWRQDVAEPGQLTTLGYLQPSLVRPQPRNWYRSRMDSVQVWRLDGYFRPLPGWQVNLYGQRERRRVTDYPFTFRREAGASRQFVNSELGLNLRFAPREQVRRADRIETVLIGTYPVLELQVAAGIPAPGLGGEFSYTRLTAQLDQQFISKALGTTRFRLQGGWLAGVVPYPYLFNGPGSWSGDRRQSTNYFAPNTFQTMGLYEFASDRFAYLFWEHNFGRLLVRPKNQHFQPEIGLVQNVAWGTLETRAPHEPLTFGTLERGFYESGLKLSNLLRARYGSAFWLGVGVGAFYRWGPYQKPLLRENLALRLNIQFSI; this is translated from the coding sequence ATGAGGCGAGCGCTGTGGGTCTGGATGGTTTGGATGGTGTCATGCGGCTGGGCTCAGGCTCAGGCGGTAACCGGTTCCGTCCGTGATGCCCAGACCCGGCAGCCGCTCGCTTTTGTCAGCATTGCCCTCAAAGATACCCGACAGGGCACGGTGACCGACCTCGACGGCCGGTTTCGCCTTGCCGCCCGACCGGGGCAAATCCTTCTGGTCAGTTACGTCGGTTACAACAGGCAGGAGATCACCATTCCGCCGGGCGACCGGCCGCTGCTGATTGACCTGCAGGAAGCCGCCGGGCAGTTGACCGAAGTGGTCGTCCGCCCCGGCGAAAATCCGGCCTGGCCGATTATCCGCCAGGTGCTGCGCAACCGCAGCCGCAACGACCCGGAACAGTACGAAGCGTACCGCTATCTGGCCTACAACAAATCCCTTTTCACGGTCGATCAGCTTCCGATGGACACCACCTCGAAGCAATACCGGAACCTTAAACCCGCCGAAAAAGCCGAATTCAACCAGTTTCGCCGCCTGTTTACCGAGCAGATGCATTTCTGGGTCAAGGAATCGCTGACCGAAGTCCGTTTTCAGAAGCCCGACCAACGAAAGGAAATCATCCGCGCCAGCAAATCTTCCCTGCCCAAGGACTTTTCGGCGGGCTTCAGTCCTACGGATTTTCAGCCGTTCGGTTTTTACAAAGACGTTTTTGCGCTCAATTTCGTCAACCGCACGTACGTCAACCCCATTTCCGAGGGCACGTTCCGGCGGTACGATTTTGTGCTGGAAGACACGCTGTTTCACGAACGCGACAGTACCTACGTTCTGTCGTTTGAGCCGCTGCCGGGCAAGAATTTTGAAGGCTTGCGAGGGCTGTTGTACGTCAATACGGACGGCTATGCCCTCGAAAACATCATCGTTTCGCCCGCAGACACCGCCCAGAAAGTCCGGTTTCGGGTGCAGCAGCGCTACCGGCGCACGGACGGCCGCTGGTTTCCGGACTGGCTGGAGACGGACATCGGGCTTCCGCTGGGGACGGGCGGCACGACCGGGGAGCTGTTTGTCCGTAACCGCAGCCAGCTTTCGGAGGTCATTCTGAACCAGCCGCTCAAGTCCGGGCAATTCGACTATCTCCAGCGCGAACAGACGGCCGAAGCCCGCACCGTGCCGGATTCGGTCTGGGCCCGTTACCGCACCGACACGCTCACCCGCCGCGAACGGGACTCGTATGTCCTGTGGGATACGCTCGCGTTGCTGAAGCCCATGCGGCGGTTTATCGAAGGATATAACGGGTTTCTGTACGTGCTGAGTACGGGACTGGCCAATGCCGGAAAACTGGACGTGGTGCTGCGCGATCTGATCCGGTTCAACCGCTACGAAGGCACCCGTTTCGGCCTGGGTCTGCAAACGAGTTCACGCTGGAGCCAACGGTTCCGGCTATACGGCTACGCGGCCTACGGCACCCGCGACCGCGCGCTGAAGTACGGCGGCGAAGCGGAACTGAAGCTCTGGCCCCGCCGCGACGGTCGGCTGGTAGCGGGCTGGCGGCAGGACGTGGCCGAACCCGGCCAGCTCACGACGCTCGGCTACCTTCAGCCTTCGCTGGTCCGGCCGCAGCCCCGCAACTGGTACCGGTCACGCATGGACAGCGTTCAGGTGTGGCGGCTGGACGGCTATTTTCGCCCGCTGCCGGGCTGGCAGGTCAATCTGTACGGCCAGCGCGAACGGCGGCGGGTGACCGATTACCCGTTCACGTTTCGGCGGGAAGCCGGGGCCAGCCGTCAGTTTGTGAACAGCGAACTGGGCCTGAACCTCCGCTTCGCACCGCGTGAACAGGTCCGCCGGGCCGACCGCATCGAAACCGTGCTCATTGGCACTTATCCCGTTCTCGAACTCCAGGTGGCGGCGGGCATTCCGGCGCCGGGGCTGGGCGGCGAGTTTTCCTACACTCGATTAACGGCCCAGCTCGACCAGCAGTTTATCAGTAAGGCGCTGGGCACCACCCGCTTCCGGCTGCAGGGCGGCTGGCTGGCCGGGGTGGTCCCCTATCCGTACCTCTTCAACGGCCCCGGCAGCTGGTCGGGCGACCGCCGGCAGAGCACCAATTATTTTGCGCCGAACACGTTCCAGACGATGGGGCTGTACGAGTTTGCCTCCGACCGATTTGCTTACCTGTTCTGGGAACATAATTTTGGCCGCCTGCTGGTCAGGCCCAAAAACCAGCACTTTCAGCCGGAAATCGGACTGGTACAGAATGTGGCCTGGGGCACGCTGGAGACCCGGGCGCCGCACGAGCCGCTGACCTTCGGCACCCTCGAACGGGGTTTTTACGAAAGTGGTCTGAAACTGAGCAACCTGCTCCGGGCGCGCTACGGCAGTGCGTTCTGGCTGGGCGTCGGAGTGGGCGCTTTTTACCGCTGGGGACCGTACCAGAAGCCGCTTCTGCGCGAAAACCTTGCCCTCCGGCTCAACATCCAGTTTTCGATCTGA
- a CDS encoding porin family protein codes for MKKLAMVLAFAALCPALAQAQLRSFSFGVKGGVNLSQFKTGDFVTTRLNANGSPQVGFDGQVLRDNIRESFDSKTGWAYGIYTRFGKNLYLQPELLVSNKRGSFEIVRDINGQPSTEVVNVRTTSFDVPLLVGLKGGPLRVVAGPIVSFRISDDQRLRDALRDYTTGTLNEAFSRASYGYQIGAGLDIFRFGIDVRREGSLSDIAAVDLGADGNSNQFNQRIKSWQVTLAYRFF; via the coding sequence ATGAAAAAACTCGCAATGGTGCTGGCTTTCGCCGCACTTTGCCCGGCTCTGGCGCAAGCCCAGCTGCGGTCGTTCAGCTTTGGCGTTAAAGGGGGAGTAAACCTGTCGCAGTTCAAAACGGGGGATTTTGTCACGACCCGTCTCAACGCCAACGGTTCGCCGCAGGTGGGTTTCGACGGTCAGGTGCTGCGCGATAATATCCGCGAAAGCTTCGACAGCAAAACCGGCTGGGCCTACGGCATTTACACCCGTTTCGGCAAAAACCTGTATCTCCAGCCCGAACTGCTGGTGTCCAACAAACGCGGTTCCTTCGAAATTGTCCGCGACATAAACGGCCAGCCTTCCACCGAAGTGGTGAACGTCCGGACGACCAGCTTCGACGTGCCGCTGCTCGTGGGTCTGAAAGGCGGTCCGCTGCGGGTGGTCGCCGGTCCGATCGTTTCCTTCCGCATCAGCGACGACCAGCGCCTGCGCGACGCCCTGCGCGACTACACTACCGGGACGCTCAACGAAGCCTTTTCGCGGGCCAGCTACGGCTATCAGATTGGCGCCGGGTTGGATATCTTCCGGTTTGGGATTGATGTCCGCCGCGAAGGAAGTTTGTCTGATATTGCCGCCGTTGATCTGGGCGCCGACGGTAACAGCAATCAGTTCAACCAGCGGATCAAATCGTGGCAGGTAACGCTGGCGTACCGATTTTTCTAA
- a CDS encoding DUF937 domain-containing protein, which translates to MNLVAVLKENLTDTVVSRAAYYVDENPEKTRTALEGIVCTIVAGLMKRTTTEIGVNQLFNAIQKGKYDGSLVASFPDLLKDPEQVSRLAEAGSNSISHLLPAMKSSMGTMISSYANIKNSAAITLLGLMTPVALGTLHQLVLEKKMDADALASLLADQRDRIVENTPERLLDKMGEGLNIQQLLALGVTPAKRSATIERPVLQERPRFVPEPDEDSNGSLAKWGIGALVLVALAGGGYYIWNNTQNYSDYEETAISTDYKDSTATDSTKRLTATPVSGSATAPVSATPAAAGTATAELAAYLASPEPAGRAFKQPFLAFEKGSLTPAATTQPAITELANLLKANPRLQIQLIGYANDATLPMTNKVLSTKRVYVLKQQLIDAGVDLMRIDAVGFGTGVRYNPADTSASRKPTRREVLVKVVTK; encoded by the coding sequence ATGAATTTAGTAGCCGTACTGAAGGAGAACTTAACCGACACTGTTGTTTCACGCGCTGCGTACTACGTAGACGAGAATCCGGAAAAAACCCGTACTGCCCTGGAGGGCATTGTCTGTACGATCGTGGCCGGGCTGATGAAACGAACCACCACCGAAATCGGCGTTAACCAGCTTTTCAACGCCATCCAGAAGGGCAAGTACGATGGTTCTCTGGTTGCCTCTTTCCCCGACCTGCTGAAAGACCCCGAACAGGTCAGTCGCCTGGCCGAAGCGGGCAGCAACAGCATCAGCCACCTGCTGCCGGCCATGAAAAGCTCGATGGGGACCATGATCTCCAGCTACGCCAACATCAAAAACTCGGCGGCCATTACGCTGCTGGGTCTGATGACGCCGGTCGCCCTCGGTACGCTCCACCAACTGGTTCTGGAGAAGAAAATGGATGCCGATGCTCTGGCGTCCCTGCTCGCCGACCAGCGAGACCGCATCGTGGAAAACACTCCGGAACGGCTGCTCGACAAAATGGGCGAGGGCCTGAACATCCAGCAACTGCTGGCGCTGGGTGTGACCCCGGCCAAACGGTCGGCCACCATCGAACGCCCGGTATTGCAGGAACGGCCCCGCTTTGTGCCCGAGCCGGACGAAGACTCCAACGGGTCGCTGGCCAAATGGGGCATCGGCGCGCTGGTGCTGGTGGCGTTGGCCGGTGGAGGGTACTACATCTGGAACAATACCCAGAATTACTCCGACTACGAGGAAACGGCTATTTCCACGGATTATAAGGACTCGACGGCCACCGACTCGACCAAACGGCTGACGGCTACCCCGGTGAGCGGCAGCGCCACGGCGCCCGTTTCGGCAACCCCGGCGGCCGCCGGAACCGCCACCGCCGAGCTGGCCGCCTACCTGGCTTCCCCCGAACCGGCAGGACGGGCCTTCAAACAGCCTTTTCTGGCTTTTGAGAAAGGGTCGCTTACGCCGGCAGCAACGACCCAGCCAGCCATCACCGAACTGGCTAATCTGCTGAAGGCCAATCCCAGACTTCAGATTCAGCTCATCGGATACGCCAACGACGCCACCCTGCCCATGACCAACAAAGTGCTGTCGACCAAACGGGTATACGTGCTCAAGCAGCAGCTGATCGACGCAGGCGTAGACCTGATGCGCATTGACGCCGTAGGCTTCGGAACGGGTGTCCGCTACAACCCAGCCGACACCTCGGCCTCCCGGAAACCCACCCGCCGCGAAGTGCTGGTCAAAGTGGTGACGAAATAA